From a region of the Phaseolus vulgaris cultivar G19833 chromosome 6, P. vulgaris v2.0, whole genome shotgun sequence genome:
- the LOC137832008 gene encoding uncharacterized protein translates to MPFPWKKNRVPRISQIVADLQSPKRGGSLVVETGFPTSLIDLFVKNRSRFKKHRSKKPPPPNVPDPPPPPTSPANSPPPQPYPCVPNPRIEQNVVASVSDQVAECSVNVILVVKILIVLIVVASVKRLTVGITVSTFALLLLEIAGRRVVSGSVVESWFQKVRVLKKERVRGSGFTDLTQLTFSENFLIDEIEVVSDVGVCREMRSISGDVASEVIEDCSSHVLEEVSEYKIKRSRSGRFGSRMMKMLVPKKFRGPGKEKKDKGNKEIDDESGSEFSSAVEEDKLPVLEVEEEDKNKDTEQDEVDCGITCSYNAKRVSRVGNSGSSMVLVMIALVGLLLGRFPALILSMTWCCTMKIVRTLWRSPNVSPKKCSVSNS, encoded by the coding sequence ATGCCGTTTCCGTGGAAGAAGAACCGTGTTCCTCGAATCTCCCAAATCGTCGCGGATCTCCAATCGCCAAAACGCGGCGGCTCCCTCGTCGTCGAGACCGGCTTCCCCACTTCCCTAATCGACCTCTTCGTCAAAAACCGAAGCCGTTTTAAAAAACACCGCTCGAAAAAACCGCCACCGCCCAACGTCCCCGATCCGCCGCCGCCACCTACCTCTCCGGCCAACTCTCCGCCGCCACAACCCTATCCTTGTGTCCCAAACCCTCGGATTGAACAGAACGTCGTCGCTTCGGTTTCGGATCAGGTCGCGGAGTGCTCTGTGAACGTTATTTTAGTTGTGAAGATTCTGATTGTACTAATTGTGGTCGCTAGCGTGAAGAGGCTCACCGTCGGAATCACCGTGTCGACGTTCGCGCTTCTGCTTCTCGAAATCGCCGGGCGACGCGTCGTTTCGGGTTCCGTTGTGGAATCGTGGTTCCAGAAGGTTCGGGTTCTGAAGAAGGAGCGTGTTCGGGGGAGTGGATTCACTGACTTGACTCAATTGACCTTTTCGgagaattttttaattgatgaaATTGAGGTTGTGAGCGACGTGGGGGTTTGTCGTGAAATGCGTTCTATCAGTGGTGACGTGGCGTCAGAAGTGATCGAGGATTGTTCTTCACATGTTCTTGAAGAAGTTTCTGAATACAAGATTAAACGGAGTAGAAGTGGTAGGTTTGGGTCGAGGATGATGAAGATGCTTGTGCCTAAGAAGTTTCGTGGCCCTGGGAAAGAGAAAAAGGATAAGGGGAATAAGGAAATTGATGATGAGTCGGGTAGTGAATTTTCGAGTGCTGTGGAAGAAGATAAGTTACCCGTGTTAGAAGTTGAAGAGGAGGATAAGAACAAGGATACTGAACAAGATGAGGTTGATTGTGGCATCACTTGTTCCTACAACGCGAAGAGAGTATCTAGGGTTGGGAATTCAGGTTCTTCCATGGTTCTGGTTATGATTGCCCTTGTTGGGCTTCTTCTGGGTCGTTTCCCGGCTTTGATACTTTCAATGACATGGTGTTGCACCATGAAAATAGTTAGAACATTATGGAGATCACCCAATGTGTCTCCGAAAAAGTGTTCTGTTTCAAACTCTTGA